From a single Rosa rugosa chromosome 7, drRosRugo1.1, whole genome shotgun sequence genomic region:
- the LOC133722047 gene encoding protein trichome birefringence-like 34, with product MNHQMPKHKHQIVPNPKPWGSIRSSLHSLIAVLVATLLVATVYLTQEYGVQFLEDCTASTTVKTSGDSCNLFSGKWVFDNQSYPLYKGLQCTYMSDQLACEKFGRKDLSFQNWRWQPHQCDLPRFNATALLERLRNKRLVYVGDSLNRNQWVSMVCLIESAVPPELKSMHTNGSLTTFKATEYNATIEFYWAPLLVESNSDHPMNHRLPERIVRVQAIEKHARHWTDADFLVFNSYLWWRRSMMSVLWGSFESSDGIYKEIGMPRVYEMALKTWSDWLEVHVNPNKTKLFFVSLSPTHQSAEEWGVTSGENCYGETEPIKEEGYKGNASDPKMMRVVENVLGELKTRGLDVQILNITQLSEYRKEGHPSIYRKQWDVLTEKQLANPSSFADCIHWCLPGVPDVWNELLYAYIFQ from the exons ATGAATCATCAAATGCCTAAGCATAAGCATCAAATAGTTCCTAATCCCAAACCTTGGGGATCAATCAGAAGCAGCTTGCATTCCCTCATTGCAGTTCTTGTGGCAACTCTTCTCGTTGCAACTGTTTATCTTACCCAAGAATATGGTGTACAGTTTTTAGAAGATTGTACTGCTTCTACTACAGTGAAAACTTCTGGGGATAGCTGCAATTTGTTTTCAGGGAAATGGGTATTTGATAACCAGTCTTATCCTTTATACAAGGGGTTACAGTGTACTTATATGTCTGACCAATTGGCTTGTGAGAAGTTTGGGAGAAAAGACTTAAGCTTCCAGAACTGGAGATGGCAACCCCATCAATGTGACCTCCCTAG GTTCAATGCCACAGCGTTGCTTGAGAGGCTAAGGAACAAGAGGCTTGTGTATGTTGGGGATTCCTTGAATCGAAATCAATGGGTTTCCATGGTTTGCCTGATAGAGTCAGCTGTTCCTCCAGAGCTCAAGTCCATGCACACCAATGGCTCCTTGACCACCTTCAAAGCAACT GAATACAATGCCACAATTGAGTTCTATTGGGCTCCATTGCTAGTGGAATCGAACTCAGATCACCCGATGAATCACCGGTTACCGGAACGGATTGTTAGGGTTCAGGCAATTGAAAAGCATGCTAGACATTGGACTGATGCAGACTTTCTTGTTTTCAATTCCTATCTTTGGTGGAGAAGGTCCATGATGAGTGTCTT GTGGGGATCTTTTGAAAGCTCTGATGGAATTTACAAAGAGATTGGGATGCCTAGAGTGTATGAAATGGCTCTAAAGACTTGGTCGGATTGGTTGGAGGTCCATGTTAATCCAAACAAGACTAAGTTGTTCTTTGTTAGCTTGTCACCTACTCACCAAAG CGCTGAAGAATGGGGTGTGACTAGTGGCGAGAATTGCTATGGAGAAACTGAACCGATTAAGGAGGAGGGCTACAAGGGAAATGCATCGGATCCAAAAATGATGCGTGTTGTTGAGAATGTACTTGGGGAGCTGAAAACAAGAGGTTTGGATGTGCAAATACTTAATATAACGCAACTCTCAGAGTATAGAAAAGAAGGTCATCCATCAATTTATAGGAAGCAGTGGGATGTTCTAACAGAAAAGCAATTAGCAAACCCTAGCAGTTTTGCAGATTGTATACATTGGTGCCTTCCTGGAGTGCCAGACGTTTGGAATGAGCTCCTCTATGCTTACATTTTTCAATGA
- the LOC133722232 gene encoding abscisic acid receptor PYL4, with protein MPPNPPKSSILFHRVNTAPNTASPHQNQKGMMIRKQRAPIPDAVARYHTHGVGPDKCCSAVTQEIAAPVSTVWSVVRRFDNPQAYKHFVKSCHVIVGDGDVGTLREVQVISGLPANSSTERLDVLDEESHVISFSMVGGDHRLSNYKSVTTLHPSPAGGGGTVVVESYVVDVPPGNTKDDTCNFVDTIVRCNLQSLAQIAENLARRNNKSSSVCPK; from the coding sequence ATGCCTCCCAACCCGCCCAAGTCTTCTATATTGTTCCACCGCGTCAACACCGCGCCCAACACGGCGTCCCCGCACCAGAACCAGAAGGGCATGATGATCAGGAAGCAGCGCGCCCCGATCCCCGACGCGGTGGCGCGTTACCACACGCACGGGGTCGGCCCCGACAAGTGCTGCTCCGCCGTGACGCAGGAGATCGCTGCTCCCGTCTCCACCGTGTGGTCGGTGGTCCGGCGCTTCGACAACCCCCAAGCCTACAAGCACTTCGTCAAGAGCTGCCACGTCATCGTCGGGGACGGCGACGTCGGCACGCTTCGCGAGGTCCAGGTCATCTCGGGGCTTCCGGCCAACAGCAGCACGGAGAGGCTGGACGTGCTGGACGAGGAGAGCCACGTCATCAGCTTCAGCATGGTGGGCGGCGACCACAGGCTGTCGAACTACAAGTCGGTGACGACGCTTCATCCGTCACCCGCGGGCGGCGGAGGCACGGTGGTTGTGGAGTCTTACGTGGTGGACGTGCCGCCGGGAAACACCAAGGACGACACGTGTAACTTTGTGGACACTATCGTACGGTGCAACCTGCAGTCGCTGGCTCAGATCGCCGAGAATCTTGCGAGACGTAACAACAAGTCGTCGTCGGTGTGCCCCAAGtag